A section of the Primulina eburnea isolate SZY01 chromosome 1, ASM2296580v1, whole genome shotgun sequence genome encodes:
- the LOC140842144 gene encoding probable starch synthase 4, chloroplastic/amyloplastic isoform X4, producing MEVLTPSSVSRFSVFPNYSSTNKKSKGTHLLHCSRDFGERNGLSRAPISVELGSQADADVHQNQLKAISTEKEDKPKDIWKLFKEAQQNILYLNKQRLLAMEELERVSNERNSLLDRLEQLEVKKETNIRRDNFSTSSELLLRIDSLVLTGMIGSKEALDLRRLVMYSRGSLVDDLYDILSMNDTGLLEELRHFSQKSKTDGFHIIHICTEMSPVVSVGSLASYITGLSCSLQRRGNIVEVILPKYACLRLDEVQGLREIQAEFYSYYNGQLHGNRIWTGVVYGIAVTFIQPVYYSSLFSHERIYGYPNDFERFAYFSRASLDYLIKSGKQPDVLHIHNWQTSIVGPLFWDVHFNQGLAGTRVLLTCQSFDSQCLEQPEKLALCGLDPSTLNRTDRLQDNNKAHLVNILKGGIVYSNKVIIMSSIQAKGQVIDAFGYGMEPTLADHKHKLVIAPTGFEKSTWDPSKDNFLPQSYNADNMQGKSVCKITLQRRLDLPEATSEILVGCIYSDISDFDLDKLKTLVWTASRRGIQFIFMRSGEIPVLSGALQLFQEEMQDENVKFVDKYDEGLLHLIISGSDIMLCQSYDDHLLQVPSDQAIITERHI from the exons ATGGAGGTCCTTACGCCTTCTTCTGTCTCAAGGTTTTCCGTTTTTCCCAATTACAGTAGCACGAACAAAAAATCCAAAGGAACTCACCTCCTTCATTGCTCAAG GGATTTTGGAGAGAGAAATGGCTTATCTAGAGCTCCCATCTCAGTGGA GTTGGGAAGTCAAGCTGATGCGGATGTGCATCAG AACCAATTGAAGGCCATCAGTACTGAAAAAGAAGATAAACCTAAAGACATTTGGAAACTATTCAAGGAAGCCCAGCAAA ATATTCTGTACTTAAACAAACAGCGCCTACTAGCAATGGAGGAGCTCGAAAGGGTGAGCAATGAGCGGAACTCGTTACTTGATAGACTAGAACAACTGGAGGTGAAGAAGGAGACAAACATCAGAAGAG ATAATTTTTCCACCAGCTCGGAGTTGCTTCTAAGAATAGATTCATTGGTTCTCACTGGCATGATTGGCAGTAAGGAGGCGTTGGATTTAAGAAGGCTAGTCATGTATTCAAGGGGTAGTTTGGTCGATGATTTATACGACATTTTGAGCATGAATGATACCGGACTTCTGGAAGAGCTGCGTCATTTTTCACAGAAGAGCAAAAC GGATGGATTTCACATAATCCACATCTGCACAGAAATGTCACCAGTGGTTTCTGTCGGATCTTTGGCATCATATATAACAGGGTTATCATGCTCTCTTCAGAGACGGGGAAATATTGTCGAGGTTATTTTGCCCAA GTATGCTTGCTTACGACTTGATGAAGTTCAAGGATTACGAGAAATTCAAGCGGAGTTTTACTCATATTATAACGGTCAATTGCATGGAAACAGGATCTGGACTGG GGTTGTCTATGGTATTGCAGTTACCTTTATACAACCAGTCTATTATTCATCTCTATTTAGCCATGAGAGGATATACGGTTACCCAAATGACTTTGAAAG ATTTGCATATTTCTCTCGAGCTTCACTGGATTATCTAATTAAATCAGGAAAACAGCCTGATGTGCTTCATATACACAATTGGCAAACATCCATTGTTGGGCCGCTTTTCTGGGATGTTCATTTTAACCAG GGCCTTGCAGGCACAAGGGTATTGTTAACTTGCCAGAGTTTCGATTCCCAG TGTCTCGAACAACCTGAAAAACTAGCTTTGTGTGGGCTCGATCCTTCTACATTGAATCGCACTGATCGACTGCAAGATAATAATAAGGCTCATCTTGTCAACATTTTGAAG GGTGGAATTGTTTACTCTAATAAAGTTATAATAATGTCATCCATTCAAGCGAAAGGTCAGGTTATCGATGCATTTGGATATGGGATGGAGCCCACGTTAGCAGATCACAA GCACAAATTGGTGATTGCTCCAACTGGATTTGAAAAATCAACGTGGGATCCTTCAAAGGACAATTTTCTACCGCAAAGCTATAATGCAGATAATATGCAAGGAAAATCTGTGTGTAAAATCACATTGCAGCGGCGCCTAGATTTACCCGAGGCAACATCTGAAATTCTT GTTGGATGCATTTATTCAGATATTTCAGATTTTGACCTTGATAAGTTAAAGACACTTGTTTGGACAGCTTCCAGGAGGGGAATTCAG TTCATTTTCATGAGATCTGGCGAAATTCCAGTCTTGAGCGGGGCTCTACAACTTTTTCAGGAAGAAATGCAG GATGAAAATGTTAAATTCGTTGATAAATATGACGAGGGATTACTACATCTGATAATTTCAGGATCTGACATCATGTTATGCCAATCTTATGACGATCATCTGCTTCAAGTGCCT TCAGATCAAGCTATAATTACTGAGAGACATATATGA
- the LOC140842144 gene encoding probable starch synthase 4, chloroplastic/amyloplastic isoform X1, with the protein MEVLTPSSVSRFSVFPNYSSTNKKSKGTHLLHCSRDFGERNGLSRAPISVELGSQADADVHQNQLKAISTEKEDKPKDIWKLFKEAQQNILYLNKQRLLAMEELERVSNERNSLLDRLEQLEVKKETNIRRDNFSTSSELLLRIDSLVLTGMIGSKEALDLRRLVMYSRGSLVDDLYDILSMNDTGLLEELRHFSQKSKTDGFHIIHICTEMSPVVSVGSLASYITGLSCSLQRRGNIVEVILPKYACLRLDEVQGLREIQAEFYSYYNGQLHGNRIWTGVVYGIAVTFIQPVYYSSLFSHERIYGYPNDFERFAYFSRASLDYLIKSGKQPDVLHIHNWQTSIVGPLFWDVHFNQGLAGTRVLLTCQSFDSQCLEQPEKLALCGLDPSTLNRTDRLQDNNKAHLVNILKGGIVYSNKVIIMSSIQAKGQVIDAFGYGMEPTLADHKHKLVIAPTGFEKSTWDPSKDNFLPQSYNADNMQGKSVCKITLQRRLDLPEATSEILVGCIYSDISDFDLDKLKTLVWTASRRGIQFIFMRSGEIPVLSGALQLFQEEMQDENVKFVDKYDEGLLHLIISGSDIMLCQSYDDHLLQVPLKALKYGSAPIRIYFSNSSLRHFGEYDNESTNFAKYINNTFGNIPLGQAIDEIKNNPSQWYRRITDAMSKDFSWDAECSDVHVSAYESLKRL; encoded by the exons ATGGAGGTCCTTACGCCTTCTTCTGTCTCAAGGTTTTCCGTTTTTCCCAATTACAGTAGCACGAACAAAAAATCCAAAGGAACTCACCTCCTTCATTGCTCAAG GGATTTTGGAGAGAGAAATGGCTTATCTAGAGCTCCCATCTCAGTGGA GTTGGGAAGTCAAGCTGATGCGGATGTGCATCAG AACCAATTGAAGGCCATCAGTACTGAAAAAGAAGATAAACCTAAAGACATTTGGAAACTATTCAAGGAAGCCCAGCAAA ATATTCTGTACTTAAACAAACAGCGCCTACTAGCAATGGAGGAGCTCGAAAGGGTGAGCAATGAGCGGAACTCGTTACTTGATAGACTAGAACAACTGGAGGTGAAGAAGGAGACAAACATCAGAAGAG ATAATTTTTCCACCAGCTCGGAGTTGCTTCTAAGAATAGATTCATTGGTTCTCACTGGCATGATTGGCAGTAAGGAGGCGTTGGATTTAAGAAGGCTAGTCATGTATTCAAGGGGTAGTTTGGTCGATGATTTATACGACATTTTGAGCATGAATGATACCGGACTTCTGGAAGAGCTGCGTCATTTTTCACAGAAGAGCAAAAC GGATGGATTTCACATAATCCACATCTGCACAGAAATGTCACCAGTGGTTTCTGTCGGATCTTTGGCATCATATATAACAGGGTTATCATGCTCTCTTCAGAGACGGGGAAATATTGTCGAGGTTATTTTGCCCAA GTATGCTTGCTTACGACTTGATGAAGTTCAAGGATTACGAGAAATTCAAGCGGAGTTTTACTCATATTATAACGGTCAATTGCATGGAAACAGGATCTGGACTGG GGTTGTCTATGGTATTGCAGTTACCTTTATACAACCAGTCTATTATTCATCTCTATTTAGCCATGAGAGGATATACGGTTACCCAAATGACTTTGAAAG ATTTGCATATTTCTCTCGAGCTTCACTGGATTATCTAATTAAATCAGGAAAACAGCCTGATGTGCTTCATATACACAATTGGCAAACATCCATTGTTGGGCCGCTTTTCTGGGATGTTCATTTTAACCAG GGCCTTGCAGGCACAAGGGTATTGTTAACTTGCCAGAGTTTCGATTCCCAG TGTCTCGAACAACCTGAAAAACTAGCTTTGTGTGGGCTCGATCCTTCTACATTGAATCGCACTGATCGACTGCAAGATAATAATAAGGCTCATCTTGTCAACATTTTGAAG GGTGGAATTGTTTACTCTAATAAAGTTATAATAATGTCATCCATTCAAGCGAAAGGTCAGGTTATCGATGCATTTGGATATGGGATGGAGCCCACGTTAGCAGATCACAA GCACAAATTGGTGATTGCTCCAACTGGATTTGAAAAATCAACGTGGGATCCTTCAAAGGACAATTTTCTACCGCAAAGCTATAATGCAGATAATATGCAAGGAAAATCTGTGTGTAAAATCACATTGCAGCGGCGCCTAGATTTACCCGAGGCAACATCTGAAATTCTT GTTGGATGCATTTATTCAGATATTTCAGATTTTGACCTTGATAAGTTAAAGACACTTGTTTGGACAGCTTCCAGGAGGGGAATTCAG TTCATTTTCATGAGATCTGGCGAAATTCCAGTCTTGAGCGGGGCTCTACAACTTTTTCAGGAAGAAATGCAG GATGAAAATGTTAAATTCGTTGATAAATATGACGAGGGATTACTACATCTGATAATTTCAGGATCTGACATCATGTTATGCCAATCTTATGACGATCATCTGCTTCAAGTGCCT CTGAAGGCCTTAAAATATGGATCAGCTCCTATTCGTATATATTTTTCCAACAGCAGCTTAAG GCACTTTGGAGAATACGATAATGAGAGCACTAATTTCGCAAAGTATATCAACAATACGTTTGGGAATATCCCCCTTGGCCAAGCGATTGATGAAATT AAAAACAATCCATCACAATGGTATAGAAGGATAACGGATGCCATGTCGAAGGACTTTTCGTGGGATGCAGAATGCTCAGACGTACATGTTTCTGCATACGAATCACTGAAAAGATTATAG
- the LOC140842144 gene encoding probable starch synthase 4, chloroplastic/amyloplastic isoform X2: MEVLTPSSVSRFSVFPNYSSTNKKSKGTHLLHCSRLGSQADADVHQNQLKAISTEKEDKPKDIWKLFKEAQQNILYLNKQRLLAMEELERVSNERNSLLDRLEQLEVKKETNIRRDNFSTSSELLLRIDSLVLTGMIGSKEALDLRRLVMYSRGSLVDDLYDILSMNDTGLLEELRHFSQKSKTDGFHIIHICTEMSPVVSVGSLASYITGLSCSLQRRGNIVEVILPKYACLRLDEVQGLREIQAEFYSYYNGQLHGNRIWTGVVYGIAVTFIQPVYYSSLFSHERIYGYPNDFERFAYFSRASLDYLIKSGKQPDVLHIHNWQTSIVGPLFWDVHFNQGLAGTRVLLTCQSFDSQCLEQPEKLALCGLDPSTLNRTDRLQDNNKAHLVNILKGGIVYSNKVIIMSSIQAKGQVIDAFGYGMEPTLADHKHKLVIAPTGFEKSTWDPSKDNFLPQSYNADNMQGKSVCKITLQRRLDLPEATSEILVGCIYSDISDFDLDKLKTLVWTASRRGIQFIFMRSGEIPVLSGALQLFQEEMQDENVKFVDKYDEGLLHLIISGSDIMLCQSYDDHLLQVPLKALKYGSAPIRIYFSNSSLRHFGEYDNESTNFAKYINNTFGNIPLGQAIDEIKNNPSQWYRRITDAMSKDFSWDAECSDVHVSAYESLKRL, encoded by the exons ATGGAGGTCCTTACGCCTTCTTCTGTCTCAAGGTTTTCCGTTTTTCCCAATTACAGTAGCACGAACAAAAAATCCAAAGGAACTCACCTCCTTCATTGCTCAAG GTTGGGAAGTCAAGCTGATGCGGATGTGCATCAG AACCAATTGAAGGCCATCAGTACTGAAAAAGAAGATAAACCTAAAGACATTTGGAAACTATTCAAGGAAGCCCAGCAAA ATATTCTGTACTTAAACAAACAGCGCCTACTAGCAATGGAGGAGCTCGAAAGGGTGAGCAATGAGCGGAACTCGTTACTTGATAGACTAGAACAACTGGAGGTGAAGAAGGAGACAAACATCAGAAGAG ATAATTTTTCCACCAGCTCGGAGTTGCTTCTAAGAATAGATTCATTGGTTCTCACTGGCATGATTGGCAGTAAGGAGGCGTTGGATTTAAGAAGGCTAGTCATGTATTCAAGGGGTAGTTTGGTCGATGATTTATACGACATTTTGAGCATGAATGATACCGGACTTCTGGAAGAGCTGCGTCATTTTTCACAGAAGAGCAAAAC GGATGGATTTCACATAATCCACATCTGCACAGAAATGTCACCAGTGGTTTCTGTCGGATCTTTGGCATCATATATAACAGGGTTATCATGCTCTCTTCAGAGACGGGGAAATATTGTCGAGGTTATTTTGCCCAA GTATGCTTGCTTACGACTTGATGAAGTTCAAGGATTACGAGAAATTCAAGCGGAGTTTTACTCATATTATAACGGTCAATTGCATGGAAACAGGATCTGGACTGG GGTTGTCTATGGTATTGCAGTTACCTTTATACAACCAGTCTATTATTCATCTCTATTTAGCCATGAGAGGATATACGGTTACCCAAATGACTTTGAAAG ATTTGCATATTTCTCTCGAGCTTCACTGGATTATCTAATTAAATCAGGAAAACAGCCTGATGTGCTTCATATACACAATTGGCAAACATCCATTGTTGGGCCGCTTTTCTGGGATGTTCATTTTAACCAG GGCCTTGCAGGCACAAGGGTATTGTTAACTTGCCAGAGTTTCGATTCCCAG TGTCTCGAACAACCTGAAAAACTAGCTTTGTGTGGGCTCGATCCTTCTACATTGAATCGCACTGATCGACTGCAAGATAATAATAAGGCTCATCTTGTCAACATTTTGAAG GGTGGAATTGTTTACTCTAATAAAGTTATAATAATGTCATCCATTCAAGCGAAAGGTCAGGTTATCGATGCATTTGGATATGGGATGGAGCCCACGTTAGCAGATCACAA GCACAAATTGGTGATTGCTCCAACTGGATTTGAAAAATCAACGTGGGATCCTTCAAAGGACAATTTTCTACCGCAAAGCTATAATGCAGATAATATGCAAGGAAAATCTGTGTGTAAAATCACATTGCAGCGGCGCCTAGATTTACCCGAGGCAACATCTGAAATTCTT GTTGGATGCATTTATTCAGATATTTCAGATTTTGACCTTGATAAGTTAAAGACACTTGTTTGGACAGCTTCCAGGAGGGGAATTCAG TTCATTTTCATGAGATCTGGCGAAATTCCAGTCTTGAGCGGGGCTCTACAACTTTTTCAGGAAGAAATGCAG GATGAAAATGTTAAATTCGTTGATAAATATGACGAGGGATTACTACATCTGATAATTTCAGGATCTGACATCATGTTATGCCAATCTTATGACGATCATCTGCTTCAAGTGCCT CTGAAGGCCTTAAAATATGGATCAGCTCCTATTCGTATATATTTTTCCAACAGCAGCTTAAG GCACTTTGGAGAATACGATAATGAGAGCACTAATTTCGCAAAGTATATCAACAATACGTTTGGGAATATCCCCCTTGGCCAAGCGATTGATGAAATT AAAAACAATCCATCACAATGGTATAGAAGGATAACGGATGCCATGTCGAAGGACTTTTCGTGGGATGCAGAATGCTCAGACGTACATGTTTCTGCATACGAATCACTGAAAAGATTATAG
- the LOC140842144 gene encoding probable starch synthase 4, chloroplastic/amyloplastic isoform X3, translated as MEVLTPSSVSRFSVFPNYSSTNKKSKGTHLLHCSRDFGERNGLSRAPISVELGSQADADVHQNQLKAISTEKEDKPKDIWKLFKEAQQNILYLNKQRLLAMEELERVSNERNSLLDRLEQLEVKKETNIRRDNFSTSSELLLRIDSLVLTGMIGSKEALDLRRLVMYSRGSLVDDLYDILSMNDTGLLEELRHFSQKSKTDGFHIIHICTEMSPVVSVGSLASYITGLSCSLQRRGNIVEVILPKYACLRLDEVQGLREIQAEFYSYYNGQLHGNRIWTGVVYGIAVTFIQPVYYSSLFSHERIYGYPNDFERFAYFSRASLDYLIKSGKQPDVLHIHNWQTSIVGPLFWDVHFNQGLAGTRVLLTCQSFDSQCLEQPEKLALCGLDPSTLNRTDRLQDNNKAHLVNILKGGIVYSNKVIIMSSIQAKGQVIDAFGYGMEPTLADHKHKLVIAPTGFEKSTWDPSKDNFLPQSYNADNMQGKSVCKITLQRRLDLPEATSEILVGCIYSDISDFDLDKLKTLVWTASRRGIQFIFMRSGEIPVLSGALQLFQEEMQDENVKFVDKYDEGLLHLIISGSDIMLCQSYDDHLLQVPKTNHLELWTILAFVFEDFTGHKLSHEIK; from the exons ATGGAGGTCCTTACGCCTTCTTCTGTCTCAAGGTTTTCCGTTTTTCCCAATTACAGTAGCACGAACAAAAAATCCAAAGGAACTCACCTCCTTCATTGCTCAAG GGATTTTGGAGAGAGAAATGGCTTATCTAGAGCTCCCATCTCAGTGGA GTTGGGAAGTCAAGCTGATGCGGATGTGCATCAG AACCAATTGAAGGCCATCAGTACTGAAAAAGAAGATAAACCTAAAGACATTTGGAAACTATTCAAGGAAGCCCAGCAAA ATATTCTGTACTTAAACAAACAGCGCCTACTAGCAATGGAGGAGCTCGAAAGGGTGAGCAATGAGCGGAACTCGTTACTTGATAGACTAGAACAACTGGAGGTGAAGAAGGAGACAAACATCAGAAGAG ATAATTTTTCCACCAGCTCGGAGTTGCTTCTAAGAATAGATTCATTGGTTCTCACTGGCATGATTGGCAGTAAGGAGGCGTTGGATTTAAGAAGGCTAGTCATGTATTCAAGGGGTAGTTTGGTCGATGATTTATACGACATTTTGAGCATGAATGATACCGGACTTCTGGAAGAGCTGCGTCATTTTTCACAGAAGAGCAAAAC GGATGGATTTCACATAATCCACATCTGCACAGAAATGTCACCAGTGGTTTCTGTCGGATCTTTGGCATCATATATAACAGGGTTATCATGCTCTCTTCAGAGACGGGGAAATATTGTCGAGGTTATTTTGCCCAA GTATGCTTGCTTACGACTTGATGAAGTTCAAGGATTACGAGAAATTCAAGCGGAGTTTTACTCATATTATAACGGTCAATTGCATGGAAACAGGATCTGGACTGG GGTTGTCTATGGTATTGCAGTTACCTTTATACAACCAGTCTATTATTCATCTCTATTTAGCCATGAGAGGATATACGGTTACCCAAATGACTTTGAAAG ATTTGCATATTTCTCTCGAGCTTCACTGGATTATCTAATTAAATCAGGAAAACAGCCTGATGTGCTTCATATACACAATTGGCAAACATCCATTGTTGGGCCGCTTTTCTGGGATGTTCATTTTAACCAG GGCCTTGCAGGCACAAGGGTATTGTTAACTTGCCAGAGTTTCGATTCCCAG TGTCTCGAACAACCTGAAAAACTAGCTTTGTGTGGGCTCGATCCTTCTACATTGAATCGCACTGATCGACTGCAAGATAATAATAAGGCTCATCTTGTCAACATTTTGAAG GGTGGAATTGTTTACTCTAATAAAGTTATAATAATGTCATCCATTCAAGCGAAAGGTCAGGTTATCGATGCATTTGGATATGGGATGGAGCCCACGTTAGCAGATCACAA GCACAAATTGGTGATTGCTCCAACTGGATTTGAAAAATCAACGTGGGATCCTTCAAAGGACAATTTTCTACCGCAAAGCTATAATGCAGATAATATGCAAGGAAAATCTGTGTGTAAAATCACATTGCAGCGGCGCCTAGATTTACCCGAGGCAACATCTGAAATTCTT GTTGGATGCATTTATTCAGATATTTCAGATTTTGACCTTGATAAGTTAAAGACACTTGTTTGGACAGCTTCCAGGAGGGGAATTCAG TTCATTTTCATGAGATCTGGCGAAATTCCAGTCTTGAGCGGGGCTCTACAACTTTTTCAGGAAGAAATGCAG GATGAAAATGTTAAATTCGTTGATAAATATGACGAGGGATTACTACATCTGATAATTTCAGGATCTGACATCATGTTATGCCAATCTTATGACGATCATCTGCTTCAAGTGCCT AAGACAAATCACCTTGAACTCTGGACAATTCTTGCCTTTGTGTTTGAAGACTTTACTGGTCATAAACTGTCACATGAAATTAAGTAA
- the LOC140842476 gene encoding LOW QUALITY PROTEIN: probable E3 ubiquitin-protein ligase EDA40 (The sequence of the model RefSeq protein was modified relative to this genomic sequence to represent the inferred CDS: inserted 1 base in 1 codon): protein MVLGWRRAFCTSNSKDQKQDSTIIRDASDTVPSPRLRSRFGGFFSNPSTPRLETQPVSGLSLRWRTTVMPPEGAQTVAVPTNSSAPQSVELHCKTGDGPRLFSRSTPSSPRSPSTFSLLKSSLGLAKSRCGICSQGVKTGGGTAVFTAECSHSFHFPCIYSFLKKLGSLACPVCNSAWKEMRPLNSESFQNFYKDDHERRESEAKEFSNQKNSERRCTLKVYNDDEPLSSRTSCARFNPIPESDETEEENDESPDFLVPRTXKIWHEMGRSVEIAFSPEVAVVSVGKTNESYAVSLKIKAPTTPVRSAPIDLVTVLNVSRSVTGEKLHLMKRAMRLVVSSLSAADRLSIVAFSATSKRLLPLRRMTTAGKKSARMIIDAVGALDFAASSPTDSLRKAAKLIEDRLERNPSASILLFTDGHRNDPIASSSRVSHMKIPIHSFNLSACVLAPPDSFAKYINSTLFIAIQDLEIQLVPTPGSPPFVIPAVYSCTGRPAFIGSGSSWCGVGDFHSEEEKELLVELKVPSSAPRTHGFLSVRCSYKDPSTLQRIHDKETFLPLPRPRTSDFSTREIKRLKCLLIATRAVAESRRLVERNDIGGAQHMLASARALVAHSGEVFVRLLESELSELSRMQQQRRKNIHEREAGVEPITPTSAWRTAERLAKVAIMKKSLNRVRDLHGFEDARF from the exons ATGGTTTTGGGATGGCGAAGAGCGTTCTGCACATCAAATTCAAAGGATCAGAAACAGGATTCGACGATTATCAGAGATGCATCAGACACCGTTCCGAGCCCGAGACTCCGCTCCAGATTCGGTGGCTTCTTCTCCAATCCTTCAACTCCTCGTCTGGAGACTCAGCCGGTTTCAGGCCTCAGCCTCCGCTGGAGAACCACCGTTATGCCACCGGAGGGAGCGCAGACAGTCGCAGTTCCGACTAACTCATCAGCTCCGCAAAGTGTGGAACTTCATTGCAAGACTGGAGACGGTCCAAGATTGTTCAGTCGATCCACCCCTTCTTCACCCCGCTCACCATCAACCTTTTCTTTACTCAAATCAAGCCTGGGCCTTGCAAAG AGTAGGTGCGGGATATGCTCGCAAGGTGTGAAGACAGGAGGGGGAACGGCCGTTTTCACGGCTGAGTGCAGCCACAGCTTCCATTTCCCCTGCATTTATTCGTTCCTGAAGAAGCTGGGCTCCCTCGCCTGCCCCGTCTGCAATTCTGCATGGAAAGAAATGCGTCCTTTGAACTCGGAAAGTTTCCAGAATTTCTACAAAGATGATCATGAGAGGAGAGAATCAGAAGCTAAAGAATTTAGCAATCAGAAGAACAGTGAGAGAAGATGTACGTTGAAGGTCTATAATGATGACGAGCCACTGTCATCACGCACTTCCTGCGCACGGTTCAATCCGATACCTGAATCAGAtgaaactgaagaagaaaacGACGAATCCCCCGATTTTTTGGTTCCAAGAA TGAAGATTTGGCATGAGATGGGAAGGAGTGTAGAGATTGCTTTCTCGCCGGAGGTGGCTGTGGTATCGGTCGGGAAAACCAACGAGTCTTACGCCGTGAGTTTGAAAATCAAAGCACCAACGACGCCCGTCAGGAGCGCTCCCATTGATTTGGTGACAGTACTCAATGTCAGCAGAAGTGTAACTGGCGAAAAGCTTCATCTGATGAAGAGGGCGATGAGACTAGTGGTCTCCTCCCTCTCCGCGGCAGACAGATTATCCATCGTGGCATTCTCCGCCACTTCGAAGCGGCTGCTTCCGCTGCGCAGAATGACCACCGCAGGCAAGAAATCGGCGCGTATGATCATCGACGCAGTCGGAGCACTTGATTTCGCCGCCTCCAGCCCAACGGACTCGCTCAGAAAGGCCGCCAAGCTCATCGAGGACCGCCTCGAGAGAAACCCCTCAGCCAGCATCCTCCTATTCACCGACGGCCACCGCAATGACCCGATTGCCTCATCCTCACGCGTCTCACACATGAAAATCCCAATCCATTCATTCAATCTGAGCGCGTGCGTCCTCGCGCCACCGGACTCCTTCGCGAAATACATAAACAGTACACTCTTCATCGCTATCCAAGATCTCGAAATTCAGCTCGTGCCGACACCTGGTTCACCTCCGTTTGTTATCCCGGCGGTTTATTCATGCACGGGTAGACCAGCATTTATCGGATCCGGGTCAAGCTGGTGCGGGGTCGGAGATTTCCATTCAGAAGAGGAGAAAGAATTGTTGGTAGAATTGAAGGTCCCATCGTCGGCTCCCCGGACCCACGGTTTCTTGTCCGTTCGATGCTCGTACAAAGACCCGTCAACCCTACAACGAATACACGACAAAGAAACATTTCTTCCACTTCCCCGCCCACGCACTTCCGATTTCTCCACTCGTGAGATCAAACGACTCAAATGCCTGCTCATCGCCACACGCGCCGTCGCCGAGAGTAGGAGGCTAGTCGAGAGGAACGACATAGGTGGAGCGCAGCACATGCTGGCCTCGGCTCGTGCTCTGGTCGCACATTCCGGCGAAGTATTTGTGAGATTGTTGGAATCGGAGCTGAGCGAATTgagtcgaatgcagcagcaaCGGAGGAAGAACATCCACGAGAGAGAAGCAGGAGTGGAGCCGATCACCCCGACGTCGGCTTGGAGAACGGCGGAGCGGCTGGCTAAAGTAGCCATCATGAAGAAATCATTGAACAGAGTCAGAGATCTGCATGGCTTCGAGGATGCTAGATTTTAA